In the genome of Oncorhynchus gorbuscha isolate QuinsamMale2020 ecotype Even-year linkage group LG05, OgorEven_v1.0, whole genome shotgun sequence, the window tggtagtgagtggaaatgcCAACCAGATGCTTCACATTTACATCAGGTGAAATATCTGGCTTGTTCTGTTGGCTCATTCTTCTGTCTTTGAGCTAGGTTTGGTCTACTTATTGTCCCCTCCCTTTCACTCCACCTGTCCCGCCCAGAAAACGTTTGCCAGTGAGATGTCTCGCCCTGGGGCACCCACGGGACGGGGGCAATAAGTAAACCAGAGTGGCCCCACCCCGATCAGAAAAAATTAGAGAGTGGGTTGTCTTGCTTTCTCTACCGTCTCTGGCGTAGTATTGGGGTGGGCAACTACTGGAAGTGTTGTCGAATCTGGTGGACTGCTATAGAATTAGCTAGCCTAGCATGCTGACGAAAAAACTAGCAGTATTTAAATCTCGATTTGTCATTTAGGATGATGAGACCATTAGTAGTACGCTGCCATCTCCCATCCCTGGATTGAGGTACGTTTTCCGAGCAGTATCTTGAGCCggctctgctctgtcctgatcGTTGCATAGCCACCTTCCGACTGGAGAGAGAATGTGATGAACGTCTATTTGGATTCTGGCTAGCTTTGCAACTGGCTCTGTCCTATTTGACAGCCAAAGTTTGTGACATAAAAATGATGATGAATTGATAGTCATCTGATGCATCCTCATTCAAAAGCTATATAGTGTGTGTTCGTGGGGGGTTGACTGGGTAGCAGTGAaggttgctgaggggaggacgactcataataatggctggaaggaACGGAGCGATTAGTATGGCATCGAACACATGGAAACTGTGTGTTTGACGTATTTTATTCCATTCCaccgattccgctccagccattaccacaagcccttcctccccaattaaggtgccaccaatcgCCTGTTCTGGGTAGTGTGTGCATGTTATTAGAGGCATGCTATGGGATGTTCACCCTTAAAAATGGTATTCATAACATTGTGTTTCAGATACCCTCTCACCAACTACACATTTGGGACCAAGGAGCCTCTGTATGAGAAGGACAGTTCAGTGGCAGCACGGTTccagaggatgagggaggagttTGACAAGCTGGGCATGCGGAGGGCAGTGGAGGGAGTGCTTATTGTCCATGAACACAGGTTGCCTCATGTACTGCTGTTGCAGCTGGGAACCACCTTCTTCAAACTGTAAGCACTACCACCAACCAAGCACAGACTGCAGGAGTTACACcaacagtctgtttgtttttaaaGTGTGCATGCGTGTTTGTATGGTTCTCTTATAGGGTTGTCTGTATTTCTCTTGCAGGCCAGGTGGAGAGCTGTGTCCGGGGGAGGATGAGGTGGATGGGCTGAAACGCCTGATGACAGAGGTACGATACACATGCACTCTCAAAGGAGGCCGGCCAAGAGTTGGAATCACAACCTCGGATGACATCCATCCTAGCGTTCACTTAGCTCTCAAACTCTTCTTCTCTGTATGTAGGGTTTTCAGCCATTCCATTCCCCTACGTTTGGCTCCATGTAAACTCCAATTCCAATGCTGTGTTTTAACGTTTAGAAACATCAATAATCATTGTTTTGAGAAataatctttaaaaaaataatttattgTAGCAGGTTTGCACACATTGTGTTCCTCCAGTTCATGAACAACACTTCCTCCTCAGTTAGCTCACACACAGGTAGCTCATTAGCACAGGTGGCAGCCTATGTCTGCTGTAAACAAGCGCATTGCATCAAGCACTCAAGAAAAAGTTGTGACGTGAAAATCTAAACTGGTTCGGTCTCAAGGTTCATTAAAATATCCTTCATCAATGGctttttttgtgaaaaagaaATTCAAGTTTCAGACACATTTGACATTGGAGGAGCTGACCGCTGTGCCTTTTGTCAACGGAGTATTGTTCTGCAAGCTTCGATTGTTGGACGGTGGAGACTTTGTTGCAACTTCATCAAGAGTGGAGGTTCAGGAGAACTGTGTTCGATGGAAGAAGAGGTTCACCTTTTTGTGTAAAATGAGTGCCAACCCCGCAACTGGAGTGCTGGATCCCTCGATCTGTCGGGTTTCTGTGCGGAAGGAACTCAAAGGAGGAAAAACGTATTCAAAGCTGGGTTTTACTGACCTAAACATGGCAGAGTTCGCTGGCTCAGGCTCTGCGGTCCGCTGTTGTCTACTGGAGGGATACAACACCAAGAATACCAGACAGGACAACTCCATACTGAAGGTGACTATCGGGATGACCCTCCTCTCTGGAGATCCGTGTTTTTAAACCGCCCCCCGCACAGCCAAGTCCATCTCGATCTCAGGCCAGGACCATACCCTGCAGCTAGACTGCAAGGGTGAGGGCACTGGAACCCCTAACCGTCCCCCATCTTTGGGCCGGTCCATGAAGCCCAGGCCCTCTGTCATCAGCTCAGGACTTCCAGAGGAGCCAGACCAGACCCAGGTGGCCAGCCCAGGAGAAGTGTTCCAGTCGGGCCACTCTCGCAACTCCAGCTACGCCAGCCAGCTGAGCAAGATCTCAGGCTACAGCACCGAGCACTCCTGCTCCTCCAGTATGTCTGATCTCACACACCGGAGGAACACCTCCACAGGAAGCAGCACCTCTGGGGGCCTGAGTGTGACTGTAGACAcccccagagagggagagcgacatCTGCGGCCCATCCTGCCATCCAACAGACCCCATAGGAGGAAGCAGGATTCTGTGGAGAGCCATCCCACCTGGGTGAATGACACCCGCATCGATGCTGACGATATAGTTGAAAAGATCGTCCAGAGCCAGAACTTTGGTGACATAAGTAACACTGAAGACAGTAACCTGCGACTGTTTGTCAGTAAAGACGGGACCACTTCCCTGAATGAGCTACAGCTTGGAAACAGGGTGTCCGCCGGTGTCTATGAGCCAGTTGTGATTGAGAGCCATTAGGACTGGTGAAGATGTGAGTTTAAGTTGAGGCCTCTGTGGTCAAGCTTGTGGACTAACTCCAGAAACATATGgtagtttgtaagtcgctctggataagagcgtctgctaaatgacttaaatgtaaatgtaaatgaaatgagATATGGTCTTGTGGGAACACAAACGTAACCCTATAAAGGTGTGTAGTAATTTAcagtttgaaaatatatatatatttttctcgcTGATATGAAAGATGCATTCTTTATGCTTCCAAAACAGTACTGCAAGTGATGCGTGTTAATATTTAGAGAGTGTCAGGGGCTCTTAACAAAATGCTAAAGTAGTTTGCATCTACCAGTGGGGTAGCATTCTCTAAGATCCTGCAGGAAGCCTTGATGCCATAGTTATTGTCTTTACTGTGTCTTTGTCAGATCCTGGGCCGGCAGGACGGGGTGAAGCAGGATTGGGTGATCGATGACTCCATCGGAAACTGGTGGCGCCCCAACTTTGAACCCCCACAGGTGAGCACATCCCCAACACCCAGTATAGTTTATACTGAAATGTATCGAGGAGGAGATATTGAGCCTACAGTAAATATTTGTGTTTGTCTGTTCTGCTGCAGTATCCCTACATTCCAGCCCACATCACTAAACCCAAGGAGCATAAAAAACTCTTCCTGGTTCAACTGCAGGAAAAAGGTAAGTTCCCCTTAGTTAGTCAAAATCTGttctacatactctacacacataATCTTGAGTGATATTTGCTTCTGTGTCTCAGCTCTGTTTGCAGTCCCAAAGAACTACAAACTGGTGGCAGCCCCTCTGTTTGAGCTTTATGACAACGCCCCCGGCTATGGGCCAATCATATCCAGCCTACCGCAACTACTAagcaggtagtgtgtgtgtgtgtgtgttgtatattgTGTATTAagcacttttgtgtgtgtgttagaatgtgtataaagggtgtgtgtgtgtgagctcagGTATGCTGTATATTCATATTTATTTCCTGTAGGTTCAACTTTATCTACAACTAAATGGTATGAGAATGGGCACAGTGGCTAGCTGACTCTGTGAGTGCAGCCAATTATGGGTGAAATGAAGACATGGAGGTGAAGTAAAACAATGTGGGGAAATCCAAATAAGGCTTCTCACCTCTGGCTTCCCGGTAAGGCTGAACAAAAAAAACACCACCTCAAGAGAAGGGACTGTAAAAGTGCTGTTTACAATGATGGAAGAAAATACACTGTCAGAATTTTTGTTTGGATCTGAAAAAAATCAGTAATTTCTTATACTGCCACCCAGTGTCTCAAGAATCAGATTTTATGCTCTTGCAGCAGAATACATTTGTTTGATTAAAGAAACAACAGCATTGAGTTTCCTGTTGTGTTTTAACCTGTATTACTGTCATGCTATTTCATTTTCTTTAAAATAAATGAGTCTTTTCATTTAGACTTGGTCTCTTATAACAAGTGTGTTGATGACCTCTTGGTTTTGAtgtattgttttcactatatatatatatatatatatactttgtgatgtcatttggaatcaatgtcaactttcactgctatatTGACATAAGGAAGTAGGTAGCTGCAAATGCTTTACTTTTTAACTCTTGACAaaagagatgctagttctaggtcccaagaaacaaagagatctgctaATGAATATCAATGGTTGCGCAGTACTCtgaaataaaactgaaggacctcagcgttactctggaccctgatctctttctATGAACATGTCAAAATGTGTCCCACCGACTCCCTCGATTTTAAAACATTGCGAAAGAAGAGTCGTTTGTCAGCCAAGTGAGCCGGCTCTTTTAAATGTAATGAGCCAAATGAACCGGCTCACCGAAAAGACTCGGAACCACTAACGTCCTGTGTTATGACGCAATTTAACCGCGACTCATTTATACAAAAATGAATTGTAAACGACAGCGAGATAGCAAGAATGCCGAGAAAGGAAAGAAGAGAAATAAACGCGAAGAGAGAGCAGAACTTTCTGCACTACTCGAGGACGATGATGTGAAGAGGGGAGTGAAGGAAGCATGGTCGCAGCGAGCGCAGTACTCTCATGGTCAGCTACTTGCTAGCTATCTTAGCTACATGTGTTTACACCGAGCACATGCTTTGGCTAGTCTTGTTGATGGTTATTTTAATTGATACGCTATTAGTCTCCCTACATATTACAATACAATATTGTCAGTCAAGTGCACAGATTTAGTCAACTTTGCTTTCATGACCACTGATACGAAAGCACTAAAACATGTGGATCAAACTATCTTCCTCAACCATTATCACTTTTCACGAAGTTACATCTTTTTTCTACAAGTCTTATACATCATCCAGCTTACTTGCAGGTTcattctcgacaatgcaacaacaatacaAATCATATTACGAACATAGAGTAAATTACAccgtagaatatatatatttttttagcttAGGTATAATACAGGAATGCACCATTTATAGCTAATATTTACACGTGTATAGGGGAGGGGGGCAGTGTATAAACTGAGCAGTGTAATACGAGTCTGGTAGCAtaagttgtgatgtgtgtgtgtagcattcagaaagtattctgacccctccacattttccacatttgttacgttgcagtcttattctaaaatagattgtgtttttctcgtcaatctacacacaacaccccataatgacaaagcaaaaacatagtTTTATACGTTtttcaaatgtattcaaaataagaAACTGAGTACATTCttcaagcacctttggcagcaattacagccttgagttttTTTTtgagtatgacactacaagcttggcacaagactatttggtgagtttctcccattctctgcatgtcctgtcaagctctgtcaggttggatggttaactgccttgttcaggggcagaacaacagatttttacatggtcagctccgggattcgatccagcaacctttcagttactggcccaacactctaatcactgagctacctgccgcccctgtgccttgacacaatcctgtctcaaagctttacagacaattccttatacctcatggcttggcttttgctctgacatgtactgtcaactgtgggaccttatatagaccggtgtgtgcctttccaaatcatgtccaatcaattgaatttaccacaggtggactccaatgaagttgtagaaacatctcaaggatgatcaatagagacaggatgcacctgaactcaattttgagtctcatagcaaagggtctgagtacttgtgtaaataaggcattactgtttatttttaataaattagcaagaatgtctaaacctgttttcgctttaaaaaaaaataaaaacatttagaataaggctgtaatgtaacaaaatgtgggaaaagtcaaggggtctgaatactgtatatatgtgggtCTGTGCGTGATTGAGCGCATGTGTGCGGAGAATCAGAACAGGTGGttagtccagttcaagtgttcagcagtcagATGGCTTGTAGAAAGGAACTGCCACCGAGCCTGTTTGTATCAGACCTCATTTGCTGATACCTTCTCCTTGTGGCTTGGGTGTGTGGTGTCCTTTATGATGTTGTGTGCCTTCCTCGAGCACCAGTTCgaatagatgtcctggatggatggtagcacggtcccagtgatgtactgggccatcttCACCACCCGGTGGAGGATCTTCCATTAGTGCACGGAGCAATTCCCATACTAGGCCGTGATGAAACTGGTCAGGACGGTCTTGATGGTGCAGCGGTAGTATTTGGAGGCATGCCAGATTTCTTCAGCCGCCTTAGGAAGTAGAGATGCTGTTGCAccctcttgacaagagtggtggGGTTGTGGATCCATGACATGTCCTCTGTGACGTGgatgctgaggaacttaaaactagtgactctctctactgcagtcccgtTGTTGTGGATCAGGGCTTgttccctcctctgcttcctgaagtAAATcattttgggctcccgagtggcgcagcggtctaaggcacggcATCAGTGCAAGGGGCGTCACTatagtacctggttcaaatccagccGTGAATGGGAGTACCATagagcagtgcacaattggcccaggatttggctggtgtaggccatcattgtaaataagattttttcttaactgacttgcctagttaaataaaggttcaattaaaaaaaacattaaaaaaaataataaactcTTTGTTTTGCTTtacattgagggagaagttgttgtcatGACACCACAATGCCAATTCACGTACCTCTTCCCCATAGGCTGACTCGTCATTGTTTGTTATCAGGCCTACAACCGTGGTGATGGAGTTGGTGTTGTGCAAAGCCACGCAGTCCTGGGTGAACAGGGGGTGCAGCAGAGGACCGAGGGCACACCCCTGTGGGACCCCTGTGTTACGAGTCAgtgtggcggaggtgttgttgtcaaacctcacagcctgtggtctgcctgtcaggaggtccaggatccacttgcagagggtggtgtccagacccagggctctgagttTGGTGTCGAGCTTGGAGGGAACgatagtgttgaatgctgaaccgtaatcaatgaacagcattctcactttggtgttcctcttgtccagatgtgttacGGCCGTGTGCATAGCGATGTAAATGGATTTGGATCTATTGTAACggtaggcaaattggagtgggtccagtctGCCTGGCAGGCTGGCcttgttgtgagccatgaccagcctctcgAAGCACTTTATGATGACAATGTGAATGCGACTGTGCTATAGTCATTTGGGCATGACACCTTGTTTTTTTGGGCCATTGGGACGATGGTGGTCTCCTTAAAACAGGTGGGGACTACAGCCTGGGACAGGTTGAAGATGTCCGAAAAGACAtctgccagctggtcagcacacccgctgaggacgcagctagggatgccatctgggccggcgaCTTTGAGTATTCACTTTTTGAGAGTTTTCCTCAAGTCAGCCTTGAAAAGCGAAAACACCTGGTCGTCCGGAGCAGCGAGTCTTCCTGGATGGCTCTTTATTGTCTGCTTCGAAGCAAGCCTTCAATGTGTTAAGGTTGTCTGGGAGTGAGGCTTTGGTGGGCAGCGCACAGCTGGATTTGTCTGTGATAGTCAGTAGTCCTTGCCACATGCGACGCGAGTCTGAGTTGTAGAACATCAATTTAAGTTTGTCTTTTTGCGTCCCTAATCCATTTGCGGAGCTCGTACCTGCTTGCCTTGTACACTTTGCGCACCACCGATTCATTGGGGTTCGTTCTGCTGACATTGAATGCTGCAGTACAGGCTCTCAGCATTGTAGGAAAGGAAAATAGATGAGAGGAAACTGTTTGTATTGTGAGTACTGTATTGTTGAGCATGACATGACACATATATGGCACCCAAAGAGAATTCACAAAAAAGTATGTTTTTGGAGTATTGAGAAGGTTTACCACCTTCCTATGTGCTGTTAGAATGGGTTAGAACCTCAAATGAAAATGTTCCAGAGGTAACAACTGACTCTAAGACATACGTTAGTTAATGTTACATTTATTCACATAATTAGTGTTAAAACGTTTTTATATTGGTAGACCAGTCGTTGAGTGTTCCTCTGGTGTTCCTCTTAAGGGGACCTGGAGCTGGACTGCCACCCTTTCCCTCACTTGCTCATCAGGAACTTCATCCAGGGTGACAGCTTTACAGAGAACCTACAGAGGGAGCTTCTGGACCTCAACTTCCATGAGAAATCCAACGACCTGTACAAATTTAATCAGGTGAAAAGAAAAACTGATAGGAATACAGTTTTTAAACGGGTTGCTTCTTGTTCGTAATGTTTTTTACTCTGCTTTTTGGAGTTGATACTCATTGACAATTTCTCTTACAGTCAGACGACCTGAAAAAGAGAAAAGAGCCTCACATCACAGGTTTGAGGtaatttgtatgtgtgtgagagcaatttagggaggtagagagaacatgtttgctttgtgtgtgtgtagcagatgGGGGTATCTGTGTAACTCAGTCCTCAGCCTGAAGTATCTCCACTTGCGCGTGCTTCCACAAGTGTCTCCATTTGGACGACTGAGTAAGACGCTTCAGGATGGTGGTCACGTGTTTTTGAGGTTGAGGTCCTGAGTTCAAGCCTTGGTATGTGCTGAATCAGGGAAAGTGTTACTCACTAAGCAAGCTGTGTGATGTTCTTCACATGTGCATGCTCTCAGTTTGGCTGTTTTTGAGCTTTGTGTGTGATTTCAGGGCAGCACTATTTGGGCTGTTTCGATCCTGGCTGGGGGAAGTGTTGGGGGTAGAACTGGAGCCTATAGTGGATGTTTCCTGTGCCAAGTACCAATACACTGGTGAGTCACATCTTTTTACCTCTACTCTTCAAAAAGACAATGAGCAAGCCTTAATATTAGCATGCTCCTcctagaaaagagcagaagcactgaGCTATCCCCCCAAGATATCCTATTCTACCCACTGCATAGTTAGTCTATATGGACATGCATATTTCTGGAATTAATTATGAAATATACATAATCTGTTTcatatctctctttatctatgccctctctatcactctgtcgGTAGATGTTCTGTTGTGTCATGATGATGAGTTGGAGGGGAGGCGTGTTGCCTTTATCCTCTACCTTGTCCCTCCATGGGAGAGCAGCGATGGAGGAACCCTGGATCTCTTCAGCACAGATGGTAAGTATtggtctgtgggtgtgtgtattggCATGAGTTAAACATGTGTTTTAATTTataatctactttgtgcatagaTCACTTCCAGCCCCATAGTGTGGTGAAGTCTCTGGTGCCCAGCTGGAACACTCTGATTCTCTTTGAGGTTTCACCCGTCTCCTTCCACCAGGTAGTTCTTCCTATACCACTGGGTAATAACCACACACTTCACACCTCTCACCTGTCCAGGTAGCAGTAGTGCAATCTACAgatggctgtctctctgtgtgtttgtccaggTTGCAGAGGTGTTGTCAGAGGATAAGTGTCGTCTCTCTCTGAGTGGCTGGTTTCACGGGCCGTCTTTGGAGCGACCCCCTCGTCACATCGAGCCCCCCTTCCTAAGGAGCCCCCACCTTCccagagatgtgtgtgtttgttctgaaAGAGTGAACTCACAGCCATAGAGCAAAGATGTGGTCACATGAAAtaaatacatgtgtgtgtattttgtgtgtCTGGTCACAGGAGACACTGCTGCTAGAGTGGCTGAATCCACTGTATCTGGATGTTGACTACCAGTCACAGGTTCAGCAAGAGTTTGAGGACAGCTCTGAGATCCAGCTCAAGAATTTTCTCAAAGTAACACCATTACTCTATCTCTTcatttctccatctctgtcctgcTGCCCCTCTCCTGGTTGACagtgtctctctctacaggaggAGAAGTTTAAGGAGGTGAGTGAAGCACTGCGATTGACTGATGTCCAGTGGACCAAGCGAGGTCCTCCCAACAGGAGGTGAGCCTGTCGAGTaatttgtgtgagagagagagagagagagagagagagagagagagagagagagagagagagagagagagagagagagagagagagagagagagagagagagagagagagagagagagagagagagagagagagagagagagatccctaagaTGTTGTGATGACAGTAAATGTATATGATGTGTGTAAATATTTTTATATATGTGCATTGTGCAGATGTTATGAAGTGGCTTCGTTAGAGTCCTTCCCCCAGTGTGtaagtgcatgctgggagttgcTGTGCTCGGAGGCTTTCTTCCTGCTTCTGTCCAACTTCACTGGCCTGAGACTGCACTACCTCAGCCCTAGTGACGAagacgaggaggaagagaaggaccaagaagatgaggaagagggagaagccACAGGGTCATCTGGGGACACACCATCAGCTAATAAGAATAACAAAGGTGTGTTGCTTGTTTGTGTATGTACACTACCAAataaaagttttagaacacctactcattcaagttttttttttttttttaaactattttttacattgtagaataatagtgaagacatcaacactaatacatggaatcatgtagtaaccaaagtcttcaacaaatcaaaatatattttatatttgagattcttcaaataaccatcctttgccttgatggcagctttgcacactcttggaattctctcaaccagcttcacctggaatgcttttccaaccgtcttgaaggagttctcacatatgctgagcacttgttggctgcttttccttcactctgcagtccaactcatcccaaaccatctcaatttggttgaggtcgagggattgtggagaccaggttatctgatgcagcactccatcactccttctgggtaaaatagcccttacacagccttgaggtctgttgggtcattgtcctgttgaaaaacaaatgatagtcccactaagcccaaaccaggtgggatggtgtatcactgcggaatgctgtggtagccatgctggtcaagccttgaattgtaaataaatcacagacagtgtcaccagcaaagcacccgacaccataacacaccctccatgctttatggtgagaaatacacatgtggagatcatccgtttgcccacaccgcatctcacaaagacaaggcagttggaaccaaaaatcgccaatttggactccagaccaatgGACAagtttccactggtctaatgtccatagcctgtgtttcttggcccaagcaagtctattcttattggtgtcctttagtagtggtttctttgcagcaattcgaccatgaaggcctgattcacgcagtctcctctaaacagttgatgttgagatgtgtctgttacttgaactctgtgaagcatttatttgggctgcaatttttgaggctggtaactaatgaacgtatcctctgcagcagaggtaactttgggtcttccattcctgtggcggtcctcatgacagccaggacttggtattttaccaaatagggctatctaccccactaccttgtcacaacacaaccgattggctcaaacgaattaagaagaaaataaattccacaaattaacttttaagaaggcacactgttaattgaaatgcattccaggtgactaccccaagAAGCGGTtgagagtgtacaaagctgtcatcaaggcaaaggtggctatttgaagaatctcaaatataaaatatattttcatttgtttaacaggtttttttggttaccacgattccatgtgttatttcatagtattgatatcttcactattattctacaatgtagaaaattgtaaaaataaagaaaaacccttgaatgagtaggtgttctaaaacttttgaccagtagtgtatgtgTGGGTTCGGGTGTGTGTGTTGACCCCTGTGTGTATCCTTTGTGAGCCTTGACCTTTCTGTACCTCCTCAGGACTGAATATGCCTTTGTAAGTATGTGTTGACCCCTCTGTGTGTATCCTCAAGAGCCGAGCACACCGGTGTGTGTTGGAGAGCTCCGTCGCTGGGCTCACGGGGACTACACACTACTGCACGATGGAGATGCATCGAAAGCGGAGTACGCCCTTGACCTACTGCTGCCCCTGAGCTGTCCTGGTCAGTCACACACgcttaatcacacacacacatgctttaaTCAGACATTCATGCctaagcacgcacacacagacacacaatgtagGTTAGAATCATAGTTTTGGAAACTATTTTCAAAATTGTAGGTGTGAATGTTATCATACACAATATCAACTCTAAAGTGTAATAACTGTCTTTTTATTTTTCAGACTGGCAGACCGAGTTTGGGGGCTTCACCTCTTACATTGCTaatgaagaggatgaggaggtgagTGCTGTCACTGTTCAAATGGCAACGGATCAACTAGATTCCTGTGATTGTCATGGTTGTCATTTCTCATCGGTGTCCTCCTGTCCGCAGCTCCTGATGGTGTATCCAGAGGAGAACTCCCTGGCTCTTGtctacagagacaaagagactcTCAAATTTGTCAAACATATCAATCACAGAAGCTCCACTCTACCTATTGGTGATTCTTGTAGGAGAGCAGTTTATGACTTCTCCTTTGTGTATTATGAATGagtttttgtgtgtatgtgttgaggtGTATGTGTTTGTAATATAACACCACTGTGAGGGGTGGTCGGTCTACTCTAAAGCCTCATGATGTCATGTGTTCTTCATTAAAGTAAACAGGCAGGGATACCCTGTTACCGTGGTTACCTGGTTTTGGTCGGCAGCCACAGAGTAAAacagatttttaaaaattgtCTACAGTGGCAGCATTTGGTAGTATTTTATGTTCATTATTGTTGCCCTGTATGGctgagttggtagagcatggcgttagcaacgccagggttgtgggtttgtttCCCGGGGCTACCCAGGCGTAaaatatatgcacacatgactacaAGTCGcgttggataaaagcatctgctaaatggaatataatattattattatatattgctAGTTTATTTGTATGTGTCTGTAGTATGTGTTCAAACTATCTTACAGTATTCATGCTGTCACTGTAAAAAAATGAATCTGTCTGCAAGGAAAGTAAACTACAGAGCAGTGATTGAACATTAGAGAACCAAAtccacacacactcgcacaaccACCACTCCAATGTTAAATTCTTCACTTGGATATCAAACTGAATAACAAATTAGTAATAACAGCTAAATGTTTGGCAGACCTATGATTTCACTactctttttaaatgtatttttttggcCCATCCCCTCTTACAGTTTTTGTTGTTACATTTACATATGACTCATTTTACATACATGGCACTTTTTTTACACAGTAGTTACATAGCAAAATA includes:
- the LOC124035706 gene encoding cleavage and polyadenylation specificity factor subunit 5-like, with product MSSVPVPNRSSAGWPRGVSQFGGNKYMSAPAKPLSLERTINLYPLTNYTFGTKEPLYEKDSSVAARFQRMREEFDKLGMRRAVEGVLIVHEHRLPHVLLLQLGTTFFKLPGGELCPGEDEVDGLKRLMTEILGRQDGVKQDWVIDDSIGNWWRPNFEPPQYPYIPAHITKPKEHKKLFLVQLQEKALFAVPKNYKLVAAPLFELYDNAPGYGPIISSLPQLLSRFNFIYN
- the ogfod1 gene encoding prolyl 3-hydroxylase OGFOD1; its protein translation is MNCKRQRDSKNAEKGKKRNKREERAELSALLEDDDVKRGVKEAWSQRAQYSHGDLELDCHPFPHLLIRNFIQGDSFTENLQRELLDLNFHEKSNDLYKFNQSDDLKKRKEPHITGLRAALFGLFRSWLGEVLGVELEPIVDVSCAKYQYTDVLLCHDDELEGRRVAFILYLVPPWESSDGGTLDLFSTDDHFQPHSVVKSLVPSWNTLILFEVSPVSFHQVAEVLSEDKCRLSLSGWFHGPSLERPPRHIEPPFLRSPHLPRDETLLLEWLNPLYLDVDYQSQVQQEFEDSSEIQLKNFLKEEKFKEVSEALRLTDVQWTKRGPPNRRCYEVASLESFPQCVSACWELLCSEAFFLLLSNFTGLRLHYLSPSDEDEEEEKDQEDEEEGEATGSSGDTPSANKNNKEPSTPVCVGELRRWAHGDYTLLHDGDASKAEYALDLLLPLSCPDWQTEFGGFTSYIANEEDEELLMVYPEENSLALVYRDKETLKFVKHINHRSSTLPIGDSCRRAVYDFSFVYYE